In Triticum aestivum cultivar Chinese Spring chromosome 5B, IWGSC CS RefSeq v2.1, whole genome shotgun sequence, the following proteins share a genomic window:
- the LOC123115307 gene encoding probable RNA-binding protein EIF1AD, whose product MRGEFTALLGNLTWELVTDGEGVKSLALFPAKFQKRFWIKNGNFVAIDANGRDEGIESGSKIACVVSRVLFHDQVRELEKSGEWPAIFRSTPNGWATGPEGTSSQVAEGQNSEEEDDDIPPLEANTNRNRPFDVHSDTESDSNS is encoded by the exons ATGCGCGGCGAGTTCACCGCGCTTCTTGGCAATCTCACATGGGAGCTG GTCACAGATGGCGAGGGTGTCAAGTCTCTCGCCCTGTTCCCCGCCAAGTTCCAAAAGAGATTCTGGATCAAGAACG GCAATTTCGTGGCCATCGATGCTAATGGGAGGGACGAGGGAATAGAATCTGGAAGCAAGATAGCCTGTGTCGTGTCGCGAGTCCTCTTTCATGACCAGGTTCGTGAGCTCGAGAAATCTGGCGAATG GCCAGCTATCTTCAGGTCAACTCCCAATGGGTGGGCGACAGGGCCTGAAGGAACGTCATCACAGGTTGCGGAAGGGCAAAActccgaagaagaagatgatgatattCCTCCACTCGAGGCGAACACAAACCGAAATAGGCCATTCGACGTGCATTCCGATACAGAAAGTGACTCTAATTCTTAA